The genomic stretch AGTGTTGGTGTATGCCGCTGAGTTTGCACAGCGAGTTGCCGAAATAAAACCGCAACTGAAAAAAACGGTAGCTTTTGTTGAGGTACCCGACAGTCAGCTTACAGCTAGTATCACAACACCCATTAATGACTTTGCGGAGTTACTCAGCACACTCTATACGCACCCCACTGACACATTAATCACCGACACTGACAGCAACAATCACATTATCATCGCCACCGGCGGCACCACCGGTATGCCTAAGGGAACACAGTGGGAACACACCGGCCTGTGGCACAAAATGAAAGTATGGAGTATGGGCGTTATGGCAGCGGCAGGGCTAGCAGAAGCACCGGCATCGCTCGATCACTACCTGGACATTTTACAAACGCTGCCTGCGGCTAAACCGCTATTACCATTATGCCCGCTCATGCATGGCACCGGCTTAATGATGGCCATTACTGCGCTGGCTCAGGCTTCGCCTGTGGCGACTACCGACAACCAAAAATTTGATGCCGACCACTGCCTTAACTTAATTGCTGATCATCAAGTCGGCTCCTTAGTCATTGTAGGTGATGCCTTTGCGCTGCCCTTGCTCGATGCGATAGAAGCGCGCAATGATGGCTGCTTTCAATCGGTTAAAGCGATTGTCTCTTCCGGCGCGATACTTAGTGACAGAAGCCGAGCACGTTTTATCGAACAGAATAATGACTTGATCCTGCTCGATACCCTGGGTTCTAGCGAAACCAGCGGCTTTGCGTTAACCACCGAACAAGCGGGCGTATTTCTACCCATGCCCACCACAAAAATTTTTGACGACGACCTCAACGAAGTCATACCGGGAAGCGATACTATCGGCATCGCTTATGCCGGTGGTTTTATTCCCATTGGCTACTACAACGAGCCGGAAAAAACGGCTGATACTTTTGTCATTATTAATGGTGAGCGCTTCGTTAAAACGGGCGACCGCTGCAAGGTCAGAGCTGATGGTTTATTAGAGCTATTAGGCCGCGATAATAGTGTGATTAATACTGGCGGTGAAAAAGTCTACACTATAGAAGTAGAGCAACTGCTTATTCGTCACAACACCATTACAGACGCACTATTGGTCGGTCTGCCCCATCCCCGCTTCGGTAAAATGGTTGTCGCAGTGGTCGAAGGGCAGAACCTTACTGCCGAAACAATTGATGTACCCGCACTACAAGCCTACCTAAAACAACATCTGGCCGATTACAAAGTTCCCAAAAAAATCTACCCCATCAATTCCATGCAACGCTTTGCAAACGGAAAAGTAGATTACGCGATGATTACAGAATTTGCGGCAGATTGTTTGGCGAAGTCCAAATAATGAGTTTAATAAAGGGGTCAGAGCCCTTTATTCTATTCCACTTTTTTAGGTTTTTTTCAGCAATATGCAGTCAGGTGATTGGCGTATGATTTCCGGCAACCCTTAATACTTCAATTGTGAAAGTTATTGCAAAGGAGATAATAACGGTCTATGCCGCTTGTTTTATCGTTGGCTAGAGGTTGTCGCAAAAAATTCATAGGTATGCGCCATCCTTGTTCCTAAAGTAATTTTCTGCCCCAAAGATGGGCTCTTTTTTTGTTAAATACTTATCCTCAAGTGAGCAATGCTGTGTTAGTTTTTTTGGCACAGATTTTGTGTGTATTTATAGATATTAATGCCTAGATATAGCAGGAGCTTAGATTATGGCTGTTCAAGAAAATGTATTTGTAGTTGTCGATCCCAATAATGATGTGCATGTGGCATTTGATCGCGCAATGCTAACCGCGCCGTTACGTAGTGTGCCACCGAAATTATCGGTGATGGTGACAACTAACCGGGAGACTGTTGATAC from Oceanicoccus sp. KOV_DT_Chl encodes the following:
- a CDS encoding AMP-binding protein, which produces MSWNYSEAVDRIGQGPMANRTALIHEHERITFAELRSRARGIGAWLQAQGLKKHSHVGHYLRNSNAYLEAFLGSSLIGCAHVNINYRYQNQELEDLCNSQDVEVLVYAAEFAQRVAEIKPQLKKTVAFVEVPDSQLTASITTPINDFAELLSTLYTHPTDTLITDTDSNNHIIIATGGTTGMPKGTQWEHTGLWHKMKVWSMGVMAAAGLAEAPASLDHYLDILQTLPAAKPLLPLCPLMHGTGLMMAITALAQASPVATTDNQKFDADHCLNLIADHQVGSLVIVGDAFALPLLDAIEARNDGCFQSVKAIVSSGAILSDRSRARFIEQNNDLILLDTLGSSETSGFALTTEQAGVFLPMPTTKIFDDDLNEVIPGSDTIGIAYAGGFIPIGYYNEPEKTADTFVIINGERFVKTGDRCKVRADGLLELLGRDNSVINTGGEKVYTIEVEQLLIRHNTITDALLVGLPHPRFGKMVVAVVEGQNLTAETIDVPALQAYLKQHLADYKVPKKIYPINSMQRFANGKVDYAMITEFAADCLAKSK